The genomic window TTTGGGTGCGACAATGTACCGCATCCAGCCAAGGCTTCGCATTGTAAACAAAGATGCGTTCCCAGATAATTGCCGCCGGAACGTTTTCCTTTTCACTAGCTTGTTGATGAGAGCCTGACATGAGCACAGCAACTGAACACCCAACATACAACTACAAGGTGGTACGACAGTTTGCCATCATGACGGTGGTATGGGGTATCGTCGGTATGGCCGTTGGGGTTCTGATTGCAGCCCAGCTGGTCTGGCCTGCACTAAATTTCGATACGCCCTGGCTGTCTTTCGGACGTATTCGTCCCCTTCACACCAATACCGTGATTTTCGCGTTTGGTGGTTCTGCCCTGTTTGCCACGTCTTACTACATAGTGCAGCGTACCAGCCAGGTTCGCCTGTTCTCCGATGGACTGGCGAAGTTTACCTTCTGGGGCTGGCAGGCCGTGATTGTCGCCGCCTTTATCACCCTGCCCATGGGCATCACCTCCACCAAGGAATACGCCGAGCTTGAATGGCCGATCGATATCCTGATGGGGCTGGTCTGGATCAGCTACGCGATCGTCTTCCTGGGTACGGTAAAGAACCGCAAGACCTCCCACATTTATGTGGGTAACTGGTTCTTTATGGCTTTCATCATCACCGTGGCGGTGTTGCACATCGTCAACAGCCTGGTGATCCCGGTTTCGCTGTTCAAGTCCTACTCTGTCTACCCTGGCGCCGTGGATGCCATGGTGCAGTGGTGGTACGGCCACAATGCGGTGGGTTTCTTCCTGACCGCGGGCTTCCTGGGCATGATGTACTACTTCGTTCCCAAGCAGGCCGAGCGTCCGATCTACTCCTACCGTTTGTCGATCGTGCACTTCTGGGCACTGATTGCGACCTACATCTGGGCCGGCGGTCACCACCTGCACTACTCCGCCCTGCCTGACTGGACTCAGTCCGTGGCCATGGTGATGTCCCTGATCCTGCTGGCACCCTCCTGGGGCGGCATGATCAACGGCATGATGACCCTGTCCGGTGCCTGGCACAAACTGCGTACCGACCCGGTACTGCGCTTCCTGGTGGTTTCGCTGTCGTTCTACGGCATGTCCACCTTCGAAGGCCCGATGATGGCGATCAAGACCGTTAACGCCCTGTCCCACAATACGGACTGGACCATCGGCCATGTACACGCCGGCGCGCTGGGCTGGGTTGCGATGATCTCCATCGGTTCCACCTACCACATGATCCCGCGCCTGTGGGGCAAGGCTCAGATGTACTCCGTGCGCCTGATCAACGCCCACTTCTGGCTCGCGACCATCGGCACCGTACTCTACATCTGCGCGATGTGGGTTAACGGCATCCTGCAGGGCCTGATGTGGCGCGCAGTCAACGAAGACGGCACCCTGACCTACAGCTTCGTGGAAGCCCTGGCTGCAAGTCACCCGGGCTACTTTGTACGCTGGCTCGGCGGCGCCTTCTTCCTGACCGGCATGCTGCTGATGGCTTTCAACACCTGGCAAACGGTACGCAAAGGCAGCCGCGCACCGCTGGTCGATTCGGCCCCACAGACAGCCTGAGGCCGATAGGAGCTTTTCTCGATGATCAAACATGAAACAATAGAAAAAAACATCGGCCTGATGGTACTGCTAATCATTATCGTGATCAGCGGTGGTGGCCTGGCGGAAATCGTTCCGCTGTTTTTTCACTCTTCGACCACCCAGCCGATCGAGGGCATGCGCCCTTATTCGGCGCTGGAGAACGAAGGCCGCGACATCTACATCCGCGAGGGTTGCCACGTCTGTCATACACAGATGATTCGGCCCTTCCGGGCGGAAACCGAGCGTTACGGT from Marinobacterium aestuarii includes these protein-coding regions:
- the ccoN gene encoding cytochrome-c oxidase, cbb3-type subunit I yields the protein MSTATEHPTYNYKVVRQFAIMTVVWGIVGMAVGVLIAAQLVWPALNFDTPWLSFGRIRPLHTNTVIFAFGGSALFATSYYIVQRTSQVRLFSDGLAKFTFWGWQAVIVAAFITLPMGITSTKEYAELEWPIDILMGLVWISYAIVFLGTVKNRKTSHIYVGNWFFMAFIITVAVLHIVNSLVIPVSLFKSYSVYPGAVDAMVQWWYGHNAVGFFLTAGFLGMMYYFVPKQAERPIYSYRLSIVHFWALIATYIWAGGHHLHYSALPDWTQSVAMVMSLILLAPSWGGMINGMMTLSGAWHKLRTDPVLRFLVVSLSFYGMSTFEGPMMAIKTVNALSHNTDWTIGHVHAGALGWVAMISIGSTYHMIPRLWGKAQMYSVRLINAHFWLATIGTVLYICAMWVNGILQGLMWRAVNEDGTLTYSFVEALAASHPGYFVRWLGGAFFLTGMLLMAFNTWQTVRKGSRAPLVDSAPQTA